In the Triticum aestivum cultivar Chinese Spring chromosome 2B, IWGSC CS RefSeq v2.1, whole genome shotgun sequence genome, CCGCCCACGCGTGGCCATCATCctcggcgcctcctcctcctccaccacctccgctcTCTACTTAATCCCGCCCCGCCACAGCTGCACCACTCGCACACCCATCAGCACCAACCACCGTCCCCCCCGAGCCCCTCACCGCCACTAGCTGTGTGCTTAGTGGCTAACCTGCAGAGTGTCCCTCCCGTTCCGCTCACCACCACCACACACCGCACGTACGTAcacttgcttcttcttcttcttcttccccgatGGCGGGGACGGGGGTGTTCGCGGACGTGCTGGACGGCGAGGTCTACAAGTACTACGCCGACGGGGAGTGGCGCGCCTCCGCCTCCGGCAAGACGGTcgccatcgtcaaccctaccaccCGCCAGACGCAGTACAGGGTGCAAGGTGCATGCCACGCTTGACGCTTGCTCCTCCTCTTGTTTATTCTTTCCGGCCACGAGAACCCAGCACGCGCTAGCTGCCTCTAGCGTGACCGGCTGTGTGAGCAGAGTGAGCCCGCTGGTCTGAGATTGCTCTGCTCTGCTGCCTCAAGTGATTCAATGCTTGACGGTGACTTGTTAGTGTCGTCGTTGAAATCTTTCGATACTTCCGAAGCAAACATAAGTTTCATCGGTGCAACTAATACTGTACTCCGCGCGCACTCACCATTAGTTGTAGGAGTACGAAAGAATTGACCGACCCTGATAGGGCCTCCTGTCCCTTTCGATTCTTTACTGGCGCCAATTGAATGAACTTGGTGAGAACTTTTCATGGTAGAAATCAACTTTGGAACCTGACTTATAATTCGCTCAGCAATGTGGTCAGAAATCGTTTGAGACGGAGGTCCCATGGTAGGACCGCATATACCATATGAGAAAGAATCCATGTAGCATTGCTGCGTAGAATCGTATGACAAGATCCAGATTCCCAGAACTTTTGTTGCTGATGAATTTGGTTCGGCCGCCCTTGTTCAGCATGCACACAGGAGGAGGTGAACAAGGTGATGGACGCCGCCAAGGTGGCGCAGAAGTCGTGGGCGCGGACTCCGCTGTGGAAGCGCGCGGAGCTCCTCCACAAGGCGGCGGCCATCCTCAAGGAGCACAAGACCCCGATCGCCGAGTGTCTGGTCAAGGAGATCGCCAAGCCGGCCAAGGATGCCGTTTCTGAGGTCACCAGCGTTTGCACTGTCCATGTGGCCCCTTATAATTTGTTGCTGTGGACCTGTGGTTGAAAATTGtggttgttcttcttcttctgatgcTAAGAGACAATTAAGAGATGCGTGGTTTGGTTTGATATAGGTGGTGCGGTCCGGCGATTTGGTGTCATACACGGCCGAGGAGGGTGTCCGGATACTGGGGGAGGGCAAGCTGCTGGTATCAGATAGCTTCCCCGGTAATGAGCGCAACAAGTACTGTTTGAGCTCCAAGGTACACCTGCATTTCAGTTCTTTCACACGGATCGTTGTGGGTAATTTTATTAGCCCTGGCATCTGATAAATCATGCGAGACGTGTGTGTGCGCTCTCTAGTCCCACAACTGTTGATCTGTTCTCGTTTACAAAGAAATTGTCTGAATATAGAAGTATGAGCAGGTTACCCATCTTTCTTTCCTATAAATTGTCTGAATGTAAGGCCTAAGCTTCTACTGTACATAAGCTTCCTTGTTCCCTGAATTGTATCAAATTCCCTACACTAATGATCCGTCGATACTGTTTTGTTCTGCATCTCATGCCATTTCATTCATAAAGGTACCTCTTGGAGTAGTTTTGGCAATCCCACCATTTAACTATCCTGTCAACCTGGCGGTTTCTAAGATTGGCCCGGCGCTAATTGCTGGCAATTCTCTTGTGCTCaagcctccgactcaggtatatgaTTTTCATAGATAACTTATTTCGTTACTGCATTTTCATTGTACTGAAATTTTTTAATCTGAATTCTGAAATGCTACTGTGCAAAATCAGGGCGCGGTGGCAGCGCTCCATATGGTACACTGCTTTCACCTGGCCGGTTTCCCAAAGGGCCTGATTAGTTGTGTTACTGGGAAAGGCTCTGAAATAGGTGATTTTCTCACAATGCACCCTGGAGTCAACTGCATAAGGTAAATAATGAGCTGCTTCTGCTTCTAGCATTCGTGCTTTTTACAGAGACGAAAAATTCATCTTTTTGTTTGTTTCTCAGTTTCACGGGAGGCGATACCGGTATAGCCATTTCAAAGAAGGCCGGGATGGTCCCGCTTCAGATGGAGCTAGGAGGAAAAGATGCCTGCATTGTGCTGGAGGATGCAGACCTCGATCTAGTCGCGGCAAACATAGTAAAAGGAGGCTTCTCATACAGGTACCGAAATAAGAAAATTGATTGGGTGGTGTTTCATATATAGGCCCAAACCACACATGTCTTCCATACGATTTGATCCATTGGGCATCTGGAATTGTTGAATTTATGGCCTGCCATTCCTTAGAGAGTCACAAGCAACAGCTGGAAATGAATAAAAATGTCTGTATATAACATCTTAGCTAACAGAACACATGTCATCCAAGTTGTGCCATGTATAACAGATAGTGGTGTCATATGCTTTTTCTTAGCTCACATAGTCACATGCTCCCATCCTCATGTCATAACTCATACTGTTTATTGTGAGTATTGTTGAGCATTGTGTCTTTTTCTTTCAGTTTCTGCTTGTGCTTTCCCTCTTCCTATCTATCTCATCTTGTTTGCACCCATGGTGCTCCTTGGAGTTACACTCACATATGCCATGAACTTGTGATCAACACAGTGGCCAGAGGTGCACTGCCGTAAAAGTGGTTCTGATCATGGAAGCGGTTGCCGACAGCGTGGTGGAGAAGGTCAATGCCAAGCTGGCAAAGCTGAAAGTTGGCCCGCCCGAGGATGACTGTGATATCACCCCAGTTGTAACAGAATCCTCGGCAAATTTCATTGAAGGCTTGGTAATGGATGCCAAGGAGAAAGGTGCAACTTTTTGCCAAGAGTACAGGAGAGAAGGCAACCTTATCTGGCCGTTGTTGTTGGATCATGTCCGGCCTGACATGAGGATCGCCTGGGAGGAGCCTTTTGGCCCTGTCTTGCCCGTGATCAGGATCAACTCGGTTGAGGAAGGCATCCACCATTGCAACGCCAGCAACTTTGGGCTCCAGGTCTCTTTCTCTATTGTTGTGTCAACATATATATGTACCCTTAAGTTTTCTGAAGCTATTATGAATCTTGGATGCTCATTGTTTGTGGATTTCAGGGATGTGTGTTCACAAGAGACATCAACAAGGCAATCATGATCAGTGATGCAATGGAGAGTGGAACTGTGCAGATCAACTCCGCCCC is a window encoding:
- the LOC123044403 gene encoding NADP-dependent glyceraldehyde-3-phosphate dehydrogenase-like, whose translation is MAGTGVFADVLDGEVYKYYADGEWRASASGKTVAIVNPTTRQTQYRVQACTQEEVNKVMDAAKVAQKSWARTPLWKRAELLHKAAAILKEHKTPIAECLVKEIAKPAKDAVSEVVRSGDLVSYTAEEGVRILGEGKLLVSDSFPGNERNKYCLSSKVPLGVVLAIPPFNYPVNLAVSKIGPALIAGNSLVLKPPTQGAVAALHMVHCFHLAGFPKGLISCVTGKGSEIGDFLTMHPGVNCISFTGGDTGIAISKKAGMVPLQMELGGKDACIVLEDADLDLVAANIVKGGFSYSGQRCTAVKVVLIMEAVADSVVEKVNAKLAKLKVGPPEDDCDITPVVTESSANFIEGLVMDAKEKGATFCQEYRREGNLIWPLLLDHVRPDMRIAWEEPFGPVLPVIRINSVEEGIHHCNASNFGLQGCVFTRDINKAIMISDAMESGTVQINSAPARGPDHFPFQGLKDSGIGSQGITNSINMMTKVKSTVINLPSPSYTMG